The Acinetobacter sp. GSS19 genome includes a region encoding these proteins:
- a CDS encoding alpha-ketoglutarate-dependent dioxygenase AlkB family protein: protein MHLDLFAPQPQQNLLPYDGDVQDYGLVLNCTDASAYLDYFLQHLPWRPDQVKLYGRQIQTARQMVWYADQACNYAYSGVTRQALPWDSRLLQLKQQIERETGEQFNSCLANLYQDGTQGMGWHRDDDMGLAPTTSIASLSLGATRKFVFRHLHTHEKVEIQLQHGQLILMKGVTQKYWQHALMKSARVRQPRINLTFRQFQF, encoded by the coding sequence ATGCATCTGGATCTGTTTGCACCCCAGCCACAGCAAAATCTTCTGCCTTATGACGGGGACGTGCAGGATTACGGTCTCGTGCTGAACTGTACCGATGCGAGTGCCTATCTTGATTATTTTTTACAGCATCTGCCATGGCGTCCTGACCAAGTCAAACTCTATGGTCGCCAGATCCAGACGGCACGGCAAATGGTCTGGTACGCGGATCAGGCCTGCAATTATGCCTATTCGGGTGTGACACGACAGGCCTTGCCCTGGGATTCGCGTTTATTGCAGCTCAAACAGCAGATTGAACGGGAAACCGGTGAGCAGTTTAATTCCTGTCTGGCCAATTTATATCAGGATGGTACACAAGGGATGGGTTGGCATCGCGATGATGATATGGGGCTGGCTCCGACTACCAGCATTGCTTCGCTCAGTCTCGGGGCGACACGTAAATTTGTTTTTCGTCATCTGCATACTCATGAAAAGGTGGAAATCCAGTTACAGCATGGCCAATTGATTTTGATGAAAGGGGTCACCCAAAAATATTGGCAACATGCCTTGATGAAGTCGGCCCGGGTCAGGCAACCCCGTATCAATCTCACGTTTCGCCAGTTTCAGTTCTAA
- the pgsA gene encoding CDP-diacylglycerol--glycerol-3-phosphate 3-phosphatidyltransferase produces MTTGRILNIPNILTLARIALIPVFLLIAYWPPAIGIGGSTGGMTRHILLTAIFVLAAVTDWFDGYLARTLNQTSAFGRFLDPVADKLMVAAALIVLVQWQPTISMAFAAIVIISREITVSALREWMAELGARTSVAVSTVGKYKTAFQMIAISVFLLNWPPLEMLAYGLLYTAVVLTLWSMFIYMKAAWPYLKQP; encoded by the coding sequence ATGACAACAGGTCGCATCCTGAATATTCCAAACATTTTAACGCTGGCACGTATTGCACTGATTCCAGTGTTTTTACTGATTGCCTACTGGCCTCCTGCCATTGGGATTGGTGGAAGTACGGGTGGCATGACTCGACATATTTTACTGACCGCAATCTTTGTGCTGGCAGCGGTCACGGACTGGTTTGATGGTTATCTGGCACGGACCTTAAATCAGACGTCTGCCTTTGGCCGTTTTCTAGATCCGGTGGCAGATAAACTGATGGTGGCGGCTGCACTGATTGTCTTGGTGCAATGGCAGCCGACCATTTCCATGGCCTTTGCTGCGATTGTGATTATCTCGCGCGAGATTACTGTTTCTGCGTTGCGCGAATGGATGGCTGAGTTGGGGGCACGTACCAGTGTCGCTGTGTCAACTGTTGGCAAATATAAAACCGCCTTCCAGATGATTGCGATTAGTGTATTCCTGCTGAACTGGCCACCGCTAGAGATGCTGGCCTATGGATTGCTTTATACCGCTGTCGTCTTAACCCTGTGGTCGATGTTTATTTATATGAAAGCCGCCTGGCCCTATTTAAAACAACCGTAA